The Equus caballus isolate H_3958 breed thoroughbred chromosome 4, TB-T2T, whole genome shotgun sequence genome includes the window CgcttttattataatatttataataatatttagttaaatattattatatcattaaaaaataataatgtaaataaaataatatccaCATTTCCTGAGCTCTTACTATGTACCAGATCCGGCACTAAGGTCTTTACTTGGGTTATCTCTTTTAATTGATATTATCACACTGTTTTCCCTCCACAGCTCCCCCAAAATCATCCATCTGTTCCCTATCTCAGGCACACAGACACCTGCCTGTGAGCTCATTAGCTCTCTGTAGTGAGTGAGCGGAGACTTCCATGGGGTGAAGGCGCAGGGGAGACGAAGAAGAAGGAGACTGAGGAGCTCTAGCATGGGCACCTGGGTGTCCACCTGCAGCAAAAGGTGTTTCCTCCTTCACGCTTCACAGATGCTCTCTGGCCTTCTCATCTGTGAGCTGCTGGGTCTCTGAGGAGGATCCTTTTGGTCATATCCTCAATGACCTCCTTGACCTTCTCATTCCGGAAGGTGAAGATGAAGGGGTTGAGGAATGGGGTCACCACTGCAGTCAACAGGGCCACTGACTTCTTCAAGTGTGTGGAGTGGCCTTTGCCTGGCCTCACGTAGATGAAGATGGCACTGCCATAACCCAGTACCACCACAGTGAGGTGTGAAGCACAAGTAGAAAAGGCTTTCTGGcgcccagaggaggagggaatgtACAGCACTGCAGCCACGATGAGGATGTAGGAGACCACAATGAGCAGCATGGTGGCCAGCACAAAGACCAAGGACAGGAAGAAGTCCATGTGCTCAATGTGGCGAGTGTCAGAGCAGGAAAGCTTGAGAAGTGGGGCAGAGTCACAGAAATAGTGGTCAATGACATTAGGGCCACAGAACCAGAGCTGGATTTTCTGCACGGTGGGGGAGATGATGGAGAGGAACCCGACCACCCAGCAGACCACCACCAGCTTCATACAGACTGGATCATTCATGATGGTTGGGTAGTGCAGAGGGTGGCAGATGGCCATGTAGCGATCAAAGGCCATTACTGTGAGGATCAGGAAGTTGGTAGAGCCCagggaaaagtaaaagaaagactGGGTCAGGCATTCTGCCAGAGACATGGTCTTGCGAGTGGTCAGTAGGTCTGCCAGCATCCTAGGAACCACAGTGCAGGTGACCAACATCTCCATGAGGGAGAAGTTGCAGAGGGAAAAGCACATGGGTGAGTGGAGACGGGAGTTGAGGCATGTGAGGGTGATAATGGCCAGGTTCCCAAGCACTGTCAGCACATATATCAATAGGATCAAAGCAAACAGGAGGATCCGAAATTCATGGAGATGAGAAAATCCCAGAGCACAAATTCCCTGACGACACTGAAGTTACCCATTGCACTTGACACCAGTTCTCTGTACTACCTGTGACAAACCAGGAATTCTTAGTCGGAAATGGGCATCAACCTCTCTCTTGATCTTGCTCTCTGATGCTCCCCAAGCACACCAGCCTCTAGGCATGGTTAATCTCAATGGCCAGGAGGCACATTCCTACAGGGCAGAAGTTCCCAAGAGGCAAGGAGCCGACTGGTTCTGATGAACAGATTAGGAGTTGCCACTCCCACATTATCACTACTCCTAAACTCTTCCCCTTTTGTGTTCTactcattcattatttcattcaacacATTTGTTAAGCCTCAACTCTGTACTATGTCCCATAAACACTTCCTAACTGCCTAGTTTAAGAGTCTTTTAATCATAGTAACACCTGCTATTAGCTGAGCTCTTTCCATGTCCCAGGAACTGGGCCAGGTACCTTATACAATACTTCTTTTCATCTTGTGTGCTCAATCCTCATCCTCTCTGTGACACTGCAGCTacgaaacacattttttttttaaattttagtgtttgtttttattgcagtaacattagattataactttcagatgtacatcataatatatttcgaattctgtgtagaccacatcatgttcaccaccggaagactaattataatccatcatcACATATGTGTGCCTAGTCGCCCCTTtcccccctctccctgcccccttcctctctggtaaccatcagtccaatctctgttgctatgtctttgtttgtcattgtttttattttcttcttatgagatcataaggtatttgactttctccctctgacttatttcacttagcgtaattccctcaaggtctatccatgttgtcacaaatggctgcaTTTCACCCTTCcttatttctgagtagtattccactgtgtatatatgccacaccttctttatccattcgtcccttgatgggcacctaggttgcttccaagtcttggctattgtgaataatgctgcggtgaacattggggtgcatgtatctttatgcatttgtgttgaaaacacatttttaaaaccacTTCTACCCTTGACTGCAAGGACAGTCTACTCTTAGTTCACTGACAATTCTGATTTTCTCATCTGGCTCTGGGACTTTCTAAATCTGGATGTCCTCacatttctcttctcattcttcttttttctctctattctcgCCTTCAGAAATCTCACTATCTCCCTTAACCAGAGcattcttaaaaatgtaaatgcacCTCGAACTGCATTTTTGTTCCCAGCACATTTCTCTAACTGCCTGATGACCACCACCACATACTCAATATGTGTAAAAATACACATAATCCTCCATTCCCCCAAAGCCAATATCATGTTCATGACTCACCCTGAGTCATCCAGACTTGAACTCTGGAAGATATCTCTGAGTTTTCTATCTCTCTTCTAAACCACTTGAATTGCTATCCTTAGAATTTTTCTTCGTCTAATTCCGCTGTCTTTTTCCACAGCCACAACCCAGTTTCAAGGATTTATTTCCTCTTGATCATTGcaatagcattctttttttttctttaggaagattagccctgagctaactactgccaacctgagctaactactgccaatccttctctttttgctgaggaagactggccctgagctgagatccatgcccatcttcctctacttttatacttgggacgcctaccacagcatggcttttgccaagcggtgccatgtccgcacccgggatccgaactggccaaccctgggctgccaagaagcggaacgtgcgcacttaaccgctgcgccactgggccagccctgcaatAGCATTCTTAATGGTTTTCTTATTCTTACATTTCTCTATATCCAGCCTATCCACATATGCTGTTacacttatttttctaaaatattatgtccttcagctgttttttttaataatctgagGCAATGTGATTTAATTTATACATTACTCTTAAAATCAATCAAACTAGCTAGCTATCTTCATACAGAAAATCACTACCAGGatgtatttaaaagtattaacAATGGCTTCTCTGGGTGTAGGTTATAGGCATGTTAATGTTTTCCTATATATATGTCTTTGTTTTCTAAATTCTTTGCATTTGAACATGTATTATTTTAGCgatcagaaaaaaaacaaaattgaaacaacAGCAGCTATTCCTTCCCT containing:
- the OR6V1 gene encoding LOW QUALITY PROTEIN: olfactory receptor 6V1 (The sequence of the model RefSeq protein was modified relative to this genomic sequence to represent the inferred CDS: deleted 2 bases in 1 codon) codes for the protein MGNFSVVREFVLGFSHLHEFRILLFALILLIYVLTVLGNLAIITLTCLNSRLHSPMCFSLCNFSLMEMLVTCTVVPRMLADLLTTRKTMSLAECLTQSFFYFSLGSTNFLILTVMAFDRYMAICHPLHYPTIMNDPVCMKLVVVCWVVGFLSIISPTVQKIQLWFCGPNVIDHYFCDSAPLLKLSCSDTRHIEHMDFFLSLVFVLATMLLIVVSYILIVAAVLYIPSSSGRQKAFSTCASHLTVVVLGYGSAIFIYVRPGKGHSTHLKKSVALLTAVVTPFLNPFIFTFRNEKVKEVIEDMTKRILLRDPAAHR